One Priestia aryabhattai DNA segment encodes these proteins:
- a CDS encoding SDR family oxidoreductase, whose product MKVLVVGANGTTGKQVVEKVVNSKQHEAYAMIRDEKQTDALKKLGANVVLADLEQDVSDALRGMDAVIFAAGSGGHTGDEKTIAVDQNGAKNIIDEAKNQGVKRFVMLSSMGTDAPEQRPEGLQLYLRAKAIADEYLKQSNLQYTIVRPGTLSNDQATGKIDINNDIQDKSQTIPRADVATVLVECLNEEATIGKTFEMLAGETEIEKAIKFTH is encoded by the coding sequence ATGAAAGTATTAGTTGTTGGAGCAAACGGAACAACGGGAAAACAAGTGGTAGAAAAAGTCGTAAACAGCAAGCAGCATGAAGCTTATGCGATGATTCGCGACGAAAAGCAAACAGACGCATTAAAGAAGCTAGGTGCTAACGTTGTGCTTGCTGACTTGGAGCAAGATGTTTCAGATGCTTTAAGAGGTATGGATGCTGTCATATTTGCAGCAGGTTCTGGAGGACATACGGGAGACGAAAAGACAATCGCTGTAGATCAAAACGGTGCTAAAAATATCATTGATGAAGCAAAAAATCAAGGTGTGAAGCGCTTTGTTATGTTAAGTTCAATGGGAACAGACGCACCTGAACAGAGACCAGAAGGCTTACAGCTTTACTTGCGTGCTAAAGCGATAGCGGATGAATACTTAAAGCAGTCTAATTTACAGTACACAATTGTACGACCAGGAACTTTATCTAATGATCAGGCTACTGGGAAAATTGATATCAATAATGATATTCAAGATAAATCTCAGACGATTCCTCGAGCAGATGTAGCAACCGTGCTTGTAGAATGTCTAAACGAAGAAGCTACGATAGGCAAAACGTTTGAAATGTTAGCTGGAGAAACTGAAATCGAAAAAGCTATTAAGTTTACTCATTGA
- the argJ gene encoding bifunctional ornithine acetyltransferase/N-acetylglutamate synthase, which translates to MITVKQTKEKIKKIENGTIVTPLGFSADGVHAGLRYAKKDLGVIVSDVPANCAAVYTLNAFQAAPLAVTKESVAVEQKLQAIIVNSACANACTGEQGLKDAYQMRNTCAEKLNILPHHVAVASTGVIGELLDMKKIVKGIGLLSPSANKEKAEEFQTAILTTDTVMKSACYETKIDGKTVTIGGTAKGSGMIHPNMATMLSFITTDAKVEASVLQDALRSITNKSFNQITVDGDTSTNDMVVVLANGKADHKSLTSNHPEWTSFYEALRLTCEDLAKQIARDGEGATKLIEVNVSGAHTNEEANVIAKQIVGSNLVKTAMYGADANWGRIICSVGYSGVALNPETVNVSLGNIQMLENSQPVSFSEEEAKAYLENDTVEVYVDLQQGSGIGKAWGCDLTYDYVKINASYRT; encoded by the coding sequence GTGATTACGGTTAAACAAACTAAAGAAAAGATAAAGAAAATAGAGAACGGTACAATTGTAACGCCGCTAGGTTTTTCAGCAGATGGCGTTCACGCTGGTTTACGCTATGCTAAAAAAGATTTAGGAGTTATTGTAAGCGATGTGCCAGCTAATTGCGCAGCCGTTTACACGCTTAATGCCTTCCAAGCAGCGCCTTTAGCCGTTACAAAAGAAAGTGTAGCAGTGGAACAGAAGCTGCAAGCTATCATTGTGAACAGCGCATGTGCAAATGCATGTACTGGAGAACAAGGATTAAAAGATGCATACCAAATGCGAAATACATGTGCAGAAAAGCTTAATATTCTACCTCATCATGTAGCGGTAGCTTCTACAGGGGTAATTGGAGAGCTTCTAGATATGAAAAAAATCGTGAAAGGCATTGGGTTATTAAGTCCTTCGGCGAACAAAGAAAAAGCAGAAGAATTTCAAACGGCTATTTTAACAACAGATACAGTGATGAAGTCTGCTTGCTATGAAACAAAAATTGATGGCAAAACGGTTACAATTGGCGGCACAGCGAAAGGATCAGGCATGATTCACCCAAATATGGCTACGATGCTTAGCTTTATAACAACGGATGCCAAGGTTGAAGCTTCAGTGCTACAAGATGCGCTGCGTTCTATTACAAATAAAAGCTTTAATCAAATTACAGTGGATGGTGATACGTCAACCAATGATATGGTTGTTGTTTTAGCAAATGGAAAAGCTGATCACAAATCGCTTACATCAAATCATCCTGAATGGACTTCATTTTATGAAGCACTGCGCTTGACGTGTGAAGATTTAGCCAAACAAATTGCACGTGACGGTGAAGGGGCAACAAAACTAATTGAAGTAAACGTATCTGGTGCTCATACAAACGAAGAAGCAAATGTGATTGCTAAACAAATTGTGGGCTCGAACTTAGTGAAAACGGCAATGTATGGAGCCGATGCCAATTGGGGACGAATTATTTGTTCAGTTGGCTACAGCGGAGTAGCGCTTAATCCTGAAACAGTGAATGTTTCGTTAGGTAATATTCAGATGTTAGAAAACAGCCAGCCTGTTTCATTTAGTGAAGAAGAGGCAAAGGCTTATTTAGAAAATGATACGGTTGAAGTCTATGTTGACTTACAGCAAGGAAGTGGAATTGGCAAAGCGTGGGGCTGCGATTTGACTTACGATTATGTCAAAATCAATGCCAGTTATCGAACGTAA
- the argC gene encoding N-acetyl-gamma-glutamyl-phosphate reductase — protein sequence MKEYKVGIVGATGYGGVELIRLLANHPHFHVYAVYSSSQDGMELAEVYPHLSNTVYTLQDINPTNMAKELDLVFTATPSGVSSKLVPQLIEEGIKVVDLSGDFRLKTEALYEKWYKKPAAAEAFLQQSVYGLSEWFAEEVENSTFVANPGCYPTATLLGLAPLVSKKMVKSNSIIIDAKSGISGAGRGLSQIAHYAEINENMKIYKVNQHQHIPEIESILEKWDEEIGHVTFSTHLVPMTRGIMSTIYAELSEESSVQELHQLYVDTYQNSPFVRVRSAGEFPSTKEVSASNYCDIGIAFDERTKRVTIVSVIDNLVKGAAGQAIQNANIMMGFEQQTGIGLLPVFP from the coding sequence ATGAAAGAATACAAGGTAGGAATTGTTGGAGCAACAGGGTATGGAGGAGTAGAACTGATTCGTTTGTTAGCGAATCACCCACATTTTCATGTTTATGCAGTTTATTCATCTTCTCAGGATGGGATGGAACTAGCAGAAGTTTATCCTCACCTTTCTAATACTGTATATACGCTGCAAGATATAAACCCTACGAACATGGCTAAAGAATTAGATTTAGTGTTTACAGCAACTCCGTCCGGTGTTTCTAGCAAACTTGTACCTCAATTAATAGAAGAAGGAATAAAAGTGGTAGATCTATCTGGAGATTTTAGATTAAAAACAGAAGCGCTTTATGAAAAATGGTACAAAAAGCCTGCCGCAGCCGAAGCGTTTTTACAACAATCTGTGTATGGATTATCAGAATGGTTTGCAGAAGAAGTTGAAAACAGTACGTTTGTTGCGAACCCGGGTTGTTATCCAACAGCTACACTGCTTGGGCTAGCTCCCCTCGTTAGTAAAAAAATGGTGAAATCAAACTCTATTATCATTGATGCAAAGTCCGGAATCTCAGGAGCAGGACGCGGTCTTTCGCAAATTGCTCACTATGCTGAAATCAATGAAAATATGAAAATATACAAAGTAAATCAGCATCAGCATATCCCAGAAATCGAATCTATTTTAGAAAAGTGGGATGAGGAAATCGGTCATGTTACGTTCAGTACGCACTTAGTTCCAATGACGCGAGGGATTATGAGTACTATATACGCTGAACTTTCTGAAGAGAGCTCAGTACAAGAGCTTCATCAGCTATATGTAGATACATATCAAAACTCTCCGTTCGTTCGCGTTCGAAGCGCTGGTGAATTTCCGTCTACTAAGGAAGTAAGTGCATCAAATTATTGTGATATTGGTATTGCATTTGACGAACGAACAAAGCGTGTCACCATTGTTTCTGTCATTGATAACTTAGTTAAAGGGGCAGCCGGTCAGGCCATTCAAAATGCCAATATAATGATGGGGTTTGAACAGCAAACGGGTATTGGGTTACTGCCTGTCTTCCCATAA
- a CDS encoding Crp/Fnr family transcriptional regulator has translation MMNITTDCFSNELQQFFMNFDHKIPFKKGDFLFQEGSTSTHLFFITSGAVQVGKVTPEGRELTLQLASSGDLVGEVMLFCGSTPHMLQAKAIEPCTAISIQKRVLENELAQYPALSMEYMKWMGLQIKRMQTKFRDLILNGKKGALYSTLIRMSNSFGVMKPNGILLNVTLTNQEIANLCGTSREVVNRMLAELRKNEVISMADGKIIIHKLSFLRKEIDCEDCPVELCRIE, from the coding sequence ATGATGAACATCACAACGGATTGTTTTTCAAATGAGCTGCAGCAATTTTTTATGAACTTTGATCATAAAATCCCGTTTAAAAAAGGTGACTTTCTCTTTCAAGAAGGTTCGACTTCAACCCATTTATTTTTTATTACGTCGGGGGCCGTGCAAGTAGGTAAAGTGACGCCGGAAGGACGCGAACTGACGCTTCAACTGGCGAGTTCAGGAGACTTAGTCGGGGAAGTCATGCTGTTTTGCGGATCTACTCCCCATATGCTTCAAGCAAAAGCCATTGAACCTTGTACGGCAATCAGTATTCAAAAACGGGTGTTAGAAAACGAACTAGCACAATACCCTGCTCTTTCTATGGAATACATGAAGTGGATGGGACTACAAATTAAGCGAATGCAGACAAAGTTTAGAGACTTAATTCTAAATGGAAAAAAAGGAGCTCTCTACTCTACTCTTATTCGCATGTCCAATAGTTTTGGGGTAATGAAGCCAAATGGTATTTTATTAAACGTAACTTTGACAAATCAAGAAATCGCCAATCTATGCGGGACATCTCGAGAAGTGGTCAATCGCATGCTCGCTGAGTTGCGAAAAAACGAAGTGATTTCAATGGCAGATGGAAAAATTATCATTCATAAGCTCTCTTTCTTAAGAAAAGAAATAGACTGCGAGGACTGCCCTGTAGAATTGTGCAGAATTGAATAA
- the argF gene encoding ornithine carbamoyltransferase — MSTVSINTNLKGKDLLTLKDLSSDDIMSLLESAIELKEKHKNGEIVTSLKGKTLGLIFEKSSTRTRVSFEAGMMQLGGNALFLSSQDLQIGRGETIADTARVLSEFIDAIMIRTFEHSKIEELADYASIPVINGLTDDYHPCQALADLLTIYEHKKSFEGLKVAYVGDGNNVAHSLMIACAKMGIDISIGCPDGYEPKDFVTDYVNEIAAKTGAKVTITKDPVEAVKNADAIYADVWTSMGQEEEAQKRLKIFAPYQVNDELAAYAKSDYLFLHCLPAHREEEVTASIIDGPNSVVFQQAGNRMHVQKALLQAILA, encoded by the coding sequence ATGAGTACAGTATCGATAAATACCAATTTAAAAGGAAAAGATTTGCTTACGCTTAAAGATTTATCATCAGACGATATTATGTCACTTTTGGAAAGCGCCATTGAGCTGAAAGAAAAGCATAAAAATGGTGAAATCGTAACATCGTTAAAAGGAAAAACGCTGGGTCTCATTTTTGAAAAATCTTCAACAAGAACAAGAGTCTCATTTGAAGCGGGAATGATGCAGCTTGGAGGAAACGCCCTTTTTTTAAGCAGCCAAGATTTACAGATTGGACGCGGAGAAACGATTGCTGATACAGCTCGCGTACTATCTGAATTCATCGATGCTATAATGATTCGTACGTTTGAACATAGCAAGATTGAAGAGCTTGCAGACTACGCATCCATTCCCGTTATTAATGGTTTGACAGATGATTACCATCCTTGTCAGGCTCTAGCTGATTTATTAACGATTTACGAGCACAAGAAATCATTCGAAGGGCTAAAAGTAGCTTATGTTGGAGACGGAAATAATGTAGCGCATTCGTTAATGATTGCATGTGCAAAAATGGGTATAGATATTTCAATTGGATGCCCTGATGGATATGAGCCAAAAGACTTTGTAACAGATTATGTTAATGAAATAGCTGCTAAAACAGGTGCGAAGGTTACGATTACAAAAGATCCTGTAGAGGCTGTAAAAAATGCCGATGCTATTTATGCAGACGTATGGACAAGTATGGGACAGGAAGAAGAAGCACAGAAACGCTTGAAAATATTTGCTCCTTATCAAGTAAATGATGAACTAGCTGCCTATGCTAAGTCAGACTATTTATTTCTGCACTGCTTGCCTGCGCATCGTGAAGAAGAAGTGACAGCAAGCATTATTGACGGACCAAATTCTGTTGTCTTTCAGCAGGCTGGAAATCGTATGCATGTACAAAAAGCTTTGCTGCAAGCCATTTTAGCTTAA
- a CDS encoding carbamoyl phosphate synthase large subunit encodes MPKDQTLKKILVIGSGPIVIGQAAEFDYSGTQACLSLKEEGYEVILINNNPATIMTDTHVADRIYFEPLTVDCVEKIIAKEKPDGLLATLGGQTGLNLALELHEQNILPKYDVKLLGTPIESIKKGESREEFRALMNELNEPVPESEVVTKVEEALAFAKKIGFPVIVRPAYTLGGTGGGIAHSMEELEKLSASGLRESAITQCLIEKSIAGFKEVEYEVMRDVNNTCITICNMENIDPVGVHTGDSVVVAPSQTLTDVEYQMLRSASVKIISSLGIIGGCNIQFALDPKSKQYYLIEVNPRVSRSSALASKATGYPIAKIAAKLSVGYTLHELLNPVTGDTYASFEPALDYVVVKFPRWPFDKFFYAERTLGTQMKATGEVMAIDRNFTRSFQKALSSLEIDLQGLEVEELQELSTDELKTKLGEQSDERIFVILELLRRGTTPEYIHEVTQIDYFYLTHFTQLIKMEASLKEGRFDSITAEHFKQVKEHGFTDAYLANVWNVPELEVRAKRKALHITPSYKMVDTCAAEFESSTAYFYSSYYGESEIEPSTNKKVAIIGSGPIRIGQGVEFDYSSVHGVLALEKEGYETILINNNPETVSTDFEVADRLYFEPVTVEDVLNVLDAENVTDVIVQYGGQTAISLVKGLEEAGVNLLGITNDVIDALEDRDLFYKLLDDCAIPHIPGEMAKDEKELVQKAKDMGFPLLIRPSYVIGGKGMLTIQNETELQACLPAIKASHFPMLIDAYFPGKEAEIDVVADGNDVLIPTIVEHIEKAGVHSGDSYALLPAKTVEEAHKEKMVSYAQKIVNKLQYKGIMNIQYVIYNDEVYMLEVNPRASRTVPVVSKVCNTPLVSLSTQILLGKSLSEISEKLGLLPDPAYTTIKFPVFSTSKLSGVDPLVGPEMKSTGEGIAISSTIEEAAKKVFHQYVLSKKGATEVYINGDAQGLEALVQSAGLTLVKDKEVSEWVKTKEALLYVSLQPEDKESRMSALKHGLMVMTEAETASLFFQSFQADEYQVSSLQEWFQKTKKEVTVS; translated from the coding sequence ATGCCTAAAGACCAAACATTAAAAAAGATTTTAGTAATTGGCTCAGGACCAATCGTAATTGGGCAAGCAGCAGAATTTGATTATTCAGGAACTCAGGCATGCTTGTCATTAAAAGAAGAAGGTTATGAAGTTATCTTAATCAATAATAATCCAGCTACGATTATGACAGACACTCACGTAGCAGATCGAATATATTTTGAACCATTAACAGTAGACTGCGTAGAGAAAATTATTGCTAAAGAAAAGCCAGATGGTTTGTTAGCCACATTAGGCGGACAGACGGGTTTAAACTTAGCCCTTGAGCTTCATGAACAAAACATTTTGCCAAAATACGATGTGAAACTTTTAGGGACACCGATTGAATCAATCAAAAAAGGTGAAAGCCGTGAAGAGTTCCGCGCATTGATGAATGAACTGAATGAACCGGTGCCGGAAAGTGAAGTTGTCACAAAAGTAGAAGAAGCGTTAGCTTTTGCCAAGAAAATTGGTTTTCCTGTTATTGTACGTCCTGCTTATACGTTAGGCGGAACGGGCGGAGGAATTGCTCATTCTATGGAAGAGCTTGAAAAACTTTCAGCGTCAGGTTTGCGTGAAAGTGCTATTACTCAATGCTTAATTGAAAAAAGCATCGCCGGATTTAAAGAAGTTGAGTACGAGGTTATGCGTGACGTAAACAATACGTGCATTACAATTTGTAATATGGAAAATATTGATCCGGTAGGCGTTCATACTGGAGATTCGGTAGTCGTTGCTCCTTCTCAAACGTTAACAGACGTAGAATATCAAATGCTTCGTTCCGCTTCAGTTAAAATTATTTCATCGCTTGGCATTATTGGAGGTTGCAACATTCAGTTTGCGCTTGATCCAAAAAGCAAGCAGTACTATCTAATTGAAGTAAATCCGCGTGTGAGCCGTTCGTCTGCTCTTGCATCAAAAGCAACTGGATATCCGATTGCTAAAATTGCTGCAAAGCTATCAGTAGGCTACACGCTTCATGAGTTATTGAATCCTGTGACAGGAGACACGTATGCAAGTTTTGAACCTGCTCTTGACTATGTAGTAGTGAAATTTCCAAGATGGCCGTTTGACAAGTTTTTCTACGCCGAGAGAACGCTTGGTACACAAATGAAAGCAACTGGAGAAGTAATGGCTATTGACCGTAACTTTACACGTAGCTTTCAAAAGGCATTGTCTTCTTTAGAAATTGACTTACAAGGATTAGAAGTAGAAGAACTGCAAGAACTTTCAACGGATGAATTAAAAACCAAGCTTGGCGAACAAAGCGATGAGCGTATTTTTGTTATCCTTGAGCTTTTACGCCGCGGCACAACGCCTGAGTATATTCATGAAGTAACGCAAATTGATTATTTCTATTTAACACACTTTACACAGCTGATTAAAATGGAAGCCTCTTTAAAGGAAGGACGTTTTGATTCCATTACAGCTGAACACTTCAAGCAAGTGAAGGAGCATGGATTTACAGATGCTTATCTAGCAAACGTGTGGAATGTGCCGGAGCTTGAAGTGCGAGCGAAACGTAAAGCACTACATATTACGCCGAGTTATAAAATGGTGGATACATGTGCAGCGGAGTTTGAATCTTCTACGGCTTATTTCTACTCCAGTTATTACGGTGAGAGCGAGATTGAACCATCAACCAATAAAAAAGTTGCTATTATCGGTTCTGGACCAATTCGTATCGGGCAAGGAGTAGAATTCGACTACAGCTCTGTACACGGTGTGTTAGCTCTTGAAAAAGAAGGGTACGAAACGATTTTAATTAACAACAATCCAGAAACGGTAAGTACGGACTTTGAAGTAGCAGATCGCTTATATTTTGAACCTGTAACAGTAGAAGATGTATTAAATGTTCTTGATGCTGAAAATGTGACGGATGTAATTGTTCAATACGGAGGTCAAACTGCTATTTCACTTGTTAAAGGTCTAGAAGAAGCTGGCGTCAATTTATTAGGTATTACAAATGATGTCATTGATGCACTTGAAGATCGTGACCTGTTTTATAAGCTCTTAGATGACTGTGCTATTCCGCATATCCCAGGTGAAATGGCGAAAGATGAGAAAGAGCTTGTACAAAAAGCAAAAGATATGGGATTCCCATTACTTATTCGTCCTTCTTACGTGATTGGCGGAAAAGGAATGCTGACAATTCAGAACGAAACAGAGCTGCAGGCTTGTTTACCCGCTATTAAAGCGTCTCATTTTCCAATGCTTATTGATGCTTACTTCCCTGGAAAAGAAGCAGAAATTGATGTTGTAGCAGACGGAAATGATGTGTTGATTCCGACAATCGTTGAACATATTGAAAAAGCCGGCGTTCATTCAGGAGACAGTTATGCGCTTTTACCAGCAAAAACAGTAGAAGAAGCACATAAAGAAAAAATGGTGAGCTACGCTCAAAAAATTGTAAACAAACTTCAATATAAAGGGATTATGAATATCCAATATGTTATTTACAACGATGAGGTCTATATGCTGGAAGTTAATCCGCGTGCCAGCCGTACAGTGCCTGTAGTAAGCAAAGTGTGCAATACACCGCTTGTTTCGCTATCAACTCAAATATTGCTCGGGAAATCATTGTCGGAAATTAGTGAAAAGCTAGGTTTATTGCCAGATCCAGCTTACACAACTATTAAGTTTCCAGTATTTTCGACAAGTAAATTATCAGGAGTCGATCCCCTTGTTGGACCAGAAATGAAGTCAACTGGTGAAGGAATTGCGATTTCTTCAACGATTGAAGAAGCAGCAAAAAAAGTATTCCATCAGTATGTGTTAAGTAAAAAAGGTGCTACGGAAGTGTATATCAACGGAGATGCGCAAGGTCTTGAAGCACTTGTACAAAGCGCAGGCTTAACTCTTGTTAAAGACAAAGAGGTTAGTGAATGGGTAAAAACGAAAGAAGCTTTATTATACGTAAGTTTACAGCCTGAAGATAAAGAAAGCCGTATGTCAGCATTAAAACACGGTTTGATGGTAATGACGGAGGCAGAAACGGCTTCACTATTTTTCCAATCGTTTCAAGCGGATGAATATCAGGTTTCATCACTACAAGAATGGTTTCAAAAAACTAAAAAGGAAGTGACAGTATCATGA
- the argB gene encoding acetylglutamate kinase, with amino-acid sequence MSNEKIVVVKCGGSIVNQLTSAFFESIQQLKASGYQIIVVHGGGPDIQDTLTKLHIETEFVDGLRKTSKEALEVVTMVLAGKVNKQLVKDLQKANLKAVGLSGIDGLLLKAEAIDVERLGYVGEVKGVNDTLLKQLTDSQYIPVISSIGADEEGNSYNINADVAAGAVAQAVNAEKLMFVTDVKGVLKDGTLLPELTKSEIDALIEEKVIYGGMIPKVTSAVNALSSLLEEVHIISGIDGFLDKEGNMIGTAIKYNGKGGEDSDECIVSNISTV; translated from the coding sequence ATGAGCAATGAAAAAATCGTCGTTGTAAAATGCGGAGGCAGCATTGTCAATCAGTTAACAAGCGCTTTTTTTGAAAGTATTCAGCAGTTAAAAGCGAGTGGATATCAGATCATTGTCGTGCACGGAGGTGGACCTGATATTCAAGATACTCTTACCAAACTTCACATTGAAACAGAATTTGTGGATGGGCTTCGAAAAACGTCCAAAGAAGCATTAGAAGTTGTGACTATGGTATTAGCAGGCAAGGTTAATAAGCAGCTTGTAAAAGATCTACAAAAAGCGAATTTAAAAGCGGTAGGATTATCAGGAATTGATGGATTATTGCTTAAAGCAGAGGCTATTGATGTTGAACGTCTAGGTTACGTTGGAGAAGTAAAAGGTGTAAACGATACATTATTAAAGCAATTAACTGACAGTCAGTATATCCCAGTTATTTCTTCCATTGGAGCAGATGAAGAAGGTAATAGTTATAATATTAACGCTGACGTGGCGGCCGGAGCAGTCGCACAAGCAGTAAATGCTGAAAAGCTGATGTTTGTAACGGATGTAAAAGGAGTGCTAAAGGATGGAACCTTGCTTCCTGAACTTACAAAGTCAGAGATTGATGCACTTATTGAAGAAAAAGTAATTTACGGCGGAATGATTCCGAAAGTGACATCAGCGGTAAATGCTTTATCTTCTTTACTTGAAGAAGTTCATATTATTAGCGGAATTGACGGATTTTTAGACAAGGAAGGAAATATGATTGGTACAGCAATTAAATATAATGGAAAAGGTGGAGAAGATAGCGATGAGTGCATTGTTTCCAACATATCAACGGTTTGA
- a CDS encoding carbamoyl phosphate synthase small subunit, with amino-acid sequence MNGYLHLANGDSFAGHIEHTATHQAEGEIVFFTGMTGYQEVVTDPSYKDQIIVFTYPLIGNYGINEKDYESKKPHVAGVVVYECSDEGFHYEAMYSFKQYLKKWNIPLITHVDTRAVVKRIRKEGTMQSAFSASAELPAFTAECDGYVVKEVSTKEPVTYGNGEKHVVLMDFGYKKSILQELLNRECKVTVVPYSTSLSKVKELQPDGIVLSNGPGDPTQVSSQLDELKAIISAYPTLGICFGHQLIGLAFGAQTKKLTFGHRGANQPVIDLTNNKVCMTSQNHSYVVDEQTVTSTPLNVRFKNVNDGSVEGLMHKDLPVMSVQYHPEAHPGPSDSTYIFDEFMKKVQQVGSGKVYA; translated from the coding sequence ATGAACGGATATTTACACTTAGCAAACGGCGATTCGTTTGCCGGACACATTGAACATACAGCAACGCACCAGGCAGAAGGAGAAATTGTTTTCTTTACTGGAATGACTGGTTATCAAGAAGTTGTGACTGATCCATCTTACAAAGATCAAATTATCGTTTTTACGTACCCTTTGATTGGGAACTATGGTATCAATGAAAAAGATTATGAAAGCAAAAAGCCTCACGTAGCAGGCGTTGTCGTATACGAATGTTCAGATGAAGGGTTCCATTACGAAGCCATGTACAGCTTTAAACAATATTTAAAGAAATGGAACATTCCGCTTATTACACATGTGGATACGAGAGCGGTCGTAAAACGAATTCGAAAAGAAGGTACGATGCAATCTGCCTTTTCGGCATCTGCTGAACTACCAGCATTTACGGCTGAATGCGATGGATATGTGGTAAAAGAAGTATCAACAAAAGAGCCTGTTACTTACGGGAACGGTGAGAAACACGTTGTATTAATGGACTTTGGATATAAAAAATCAATTTTACAAGAGCTGTTAAATCGAGAGTGCAAAGTAACGGTTGTTCCGTATTCTACCAGCCTTTCAAAAGTAAAAGAGCTGCAGCCGGATGGAATTGTCTTATCAAACGGACCTGGAGATCCAACTCAAGTGAGCAGTCAGCTGGATGAACTAAAGGCAATTATTTCAGCTTATCCAACTTTGGGAATTTGTTTTGGCCATCAGTTAATTGGGCTCGCTTTTGGAGCACAAACCAAAAAGCTGACGTTTGGTCACCGAGGAGCTAATCAGCCTGTAATTGATTTAACGAATAACAAAGTGTGTATGACGTCTCAAAACCATAGCTATGTAGTAGATGAACAGACGGTTACGTCTACGCCGTTAAACGTTCGATTTAAAAATGTGAATGACGGATCGGTTGAAGGTTTAATGCATAAAGACCTTCCTGTTATGTCAGTTCAATATCATCCAGAAGCACATCCTGGACCAAGTGACAGCACGTATATCTTTGATGAATTTATGAAGAAAGTACAGCAAGTAGGGAGCGGAAAAGTATATGCCTAA
- a CDS encoding acetylornithine transaminase, whose product MSALFPTYQRFDIHVEEAQGTKLIDNKGNEYLDFISGIAVCNVGHRHPDVQKAVEEQLNKVWHVSNLFHQSIQEDVAGKLAEHSNGDAVFFCNSGAEANEAAIKLARKYTQKHKIITFTKSFHGRTFATMTATGQAKIHDGFGPLVNEFVYVPYNDEEALKREMDDTVAAIMVEIIQGEGGVVPGTEAFLLTIQELCKKHKALFIVDEVQTGIGRTGKPFAYQHFNVSPDIITAAKGLGSGMPVGAMIGKGYLKEAFGPGTHGTTFGGNPIALASAKATLNIIFNEAFLAEVREKSLYFTNALKNSVADYSFVTDVRGKGFMIGIECGEHQSALLAAMREKGLLALGAGPHVVRLLPPLTVTKEELDQAIHIIEEAFSQTKITS is encoded by the coding sequence ATGAGTGCATTGTTTCCAACATATCAACGGTTTGATATCCATGTGGAAGAGGCGCAAGGAACAAAATTAATAGATAACAAAGGAAATGAATATTTAGATTTTATTTCAGGTATCGCTGTTTGTAATGTAGGTCATCGTCATCCTGATGTTCAAAAAGCGGTCGAAGAGCAGTTAAATAAAGTCTGGCACGTGTCAAATTTATTTCATCAATCTATTCAAGAAGACGTAGCAGGTAAGCTTGCGGAACATTCAAACGGTGATGCAGTATTTTTCTGTAACAGCGGTGCAGAAGCCAACGAAGCTGCGATTAAATTAGCGCGCAAGTACACACAAAAACACAAAATTATTACTTTTACAAAATCATTTCATGGACGTACATTTGCTACAATGACAGCTACAGGGCAGGCAAAAATTCATGATGGCTTCGGTCCTCTTGTTAATGAGTTTGTTTATGTCCCATACAATGATGAAGAAGCATTAAAACGGGAAATGGACGACACCGTAGCAGCAATTATGGTGGAAATCATTCAAGGAGAAGGCGGAGTGGTTCCAGGAACCGAAGCATTTTTGTTAACCATTCAAGAGCTGTGTAAAAAGCATAAAGCACTCTTTATAGTCGATGAAGTGCAAACTGGAATCGGCAGAACAGGAAAACCATTTGCCTATCAGCATTTTAACGTGTCACCAGACATTATTACAGCGGCTAAAGGGTTAGGAAGCGGAATGCCGGTTGGTGCGATGATTGGAAAAGGCTATCTCAAAGAAGCGTTTGGACCTGGTACTCACGGAACAACATTTGGAGGAAATCCAATTGCTTTAGCTTCAGCCAAAGCAACCTTAAACATTATTTTTAATGAAGCATTTTTGGCAGAGGTTAGAGAAAAAAGCCTTTACTTTACCAACGCTTTGAAAAATAGCGTAGCAGATTATTCATTTGTAACGGATGTTCGTGGAAAAGGCTTTATGATTGGAATTGAATGCGGAGAACATCAGTCGGCATTGCTTGCAGCTATGCGTGAAAAAGGATTGCTAGCACTGGGAGCAGGACCGCATGTAGTACGATTGCTGCCGCCTTTAACTGTAACAAAAGAAGAGTTGGACCAAGCGATTCATATCATTGAAGAAGCGTTTAGCCAAACAAAAATTACTTCATAA